The following coding sequences lie in one Arachis ipaensis cultivar K30076 chromosome B03, Araip1.1, whole genome shotgun sequence genomic window:
- the LOC107629834 gene encoding U11/U12 small nuclear ribonucleoprotein 25 kDa protein isoform X2 codes for MYGRLTGTAQVRFKIGNLLGNWVGGKFQIDVGEYEYNEGGLKKAKLQSMLRVLLDDPLLSDVPKNPTLADVDTLLSLELGSAMRLSVLKLDGTSFEVTVMNSATVKDLKLAIKKKVNDMEQSGLGHRHISWKHVWANYCLAYHNNKLLHDDDPLQNFGIRNNSQVHFVSFVMTKESRRHSKRRKHRFFHGLNKLSHEKNCED; via the exons ATGTACGGCAGGCTCACGGGTACTGCTCAGGTAAGGTTCAAGATAGGAAACCTGTTGGGGAACTGGGTTGGTGGCAAATTTCAG ATTGATGTGGGAGAGTATGAATACAATGAAGGTGGTTTGAAGAAGGCAAAACTGCAATCAATGCTGAGAGTGTTGTTGGATGATCCTCTGCTGTCTGATGTCCCCAAGAATCCGACCTTGGCAGATGTTGATACCCTCCTCAGCCTTGAACTTGGCAGTGCCATGCGTCTCTCTGTCTTAAAACTAGATGGAACTTCATTTG AGGTGACAGTGATGAATTCAGCAACAGTCAAAGATTTAAAACTTGCTATCAAGAAGAAAGTGAATGACATGGAGCAATCCGGTTTGGGTCATCGCCATATTTCTTG GAAGCATGTATGGGCAAATTATTGCTTGGCATATCATAACAACAAACTCCTACATGATGATGATCCGCTTCAGAATTTTGGCATACGTAATAATTCCCAG GTGCATTTTGTGTCCTTTGTCATGACCAAAGAGTCTCGTAGGCATTCAAAGAGGAGAAAGCATCGCTTTTTTCATGGCCTTAATAAGCTTTCACATGAAAAAAATTGTGAAGACTGA
- the LOC107629834 gene encoding U11/U12 small nuclear ribonucleoprotein 25 kDa protein isoform X3, whose product MYGRLTGTAQIDVGEYEYNEGGLKKAKLQSMLRVLLDDPLLSDVPKNPTLADVDTLLSLELGSAMRLSVLKLDGTSFEVTVMNSATVKDLKLAIKKKVNDMEQSGLGHRHISWKHVWANYCLAYHNNKLLHDDDPLQNFGIRNNSQVHFVSFVMTKESRRHSKRRKHRFFHGLNKLSHEKNCED is encoded by the exons ATGTACGGCAGGCTCACGGGTACTGCTCAG ATTGATGTGGGAGAGTATGAATACAATGAAGGTGGTTTGAAGAAGGCAAAACTGCAATCAATGCTGAGAGTGTTGTTGGATGATCCTCTGCTGTCTGATGTCCCCAAGAATCCGACCTTGGCAGATGTTGATACCCTCCTCAGCCTTGAACTTGGCAGTGCCATGCGTCTCTCTGTCTTAAAACTAGATGGAACTTCATTTG AGGTGACAGTGATGAATTCAGCAACAGTCAAAGATTTAAAACTTGCTATCAAGAAGAAAGTGAATGACATGGAGCAATCCGGTTTGGGTCATCGCCATATTTCTTG GAAGCATGTATGGGCAAATTATTGCTTGGCATATCATAACAACAAACTCCTACATGATGATGATCCGCTTCAGAATTTTGGCATACGTAATAATTCCCAG GTGCATTTTGTGTCCTTTGTCATGACCAAAGAGTCTCGTAGGCATTCAAAGAGGAGAAAGCATCGCTTTTTTCATGGCCTTAATAAGCTTTCACATGAAAAAAATTGTGAAGACTGA
- the LOC107629834 gene encoding U11/U12 small nuclear ribonucleoprotein 25 kDa protein isoform X1, protein MDAEGSSQSQLKIPDATARESSNSSALSNQIDVGEYEYNEGGLKKAKLQSMLRVLLDDPLLSDVPKNPTLADVDTLLSLELGSAMRLSVLKLDGTSFEVTVMNSATVKDLKLAIKKKVNDMEQSGLGHRHISWKHVWANYCLAYHNNKLLHDDDPLQNFGIRNNSQVHFVSFVMTKESRRHSKRRKHRFFHGLNKLSHEKNCED, encoded by the exons ATGGATGCAGAAGGGAGTTCCCAAAGCCAACTAAAAATTCCAGATGCAACTGCAAGAGAGAGTAGCAACTCTTCTGCACTATCAAATCAA ATTGATGTGGGAGAGTATGAATACAATGAAGGTGGTTTGAAGAAGGCAAAACTGCAATCAATGCTGAGAGTGTTGTTGGATGATCCTCTGCTGTCTGATGTCCCCAAGAATCCGACCTTGGCAGATGTTGATACCCTCCTCAGCCTTGAACTTGGCAGTGCCATGCGTCTCTCTGTCTTAAAACTAGATGGAACTTCATTTG AGGTGACAGTGATGAATTCAGCAACAGTCAAAGATTTAAAACTTGCTATCAAGAAGAAAGTGAATGACATGGAGCAATCCGGTTTGGGTCATCGCCATATTTCTTG GAAGCATGTATGGGCAAATTATTGCTTGGCATATCATAACAACAAACTCCTACATGATGATGATCCGCTTCAGAATTTTGGCATACGTAATAATTCCCAG GTGCATTTTGTGTCCTTTGTCATGACCAAAGAGTCTCGTAGGCATTCAAAGAGGAGAAAGCATCGCTTTTTTCATGGCCTTAATAAGCTTTCACATGAAAAAAATTGTGAAGACTGA